DNA from Prunus persica cultivar Lovell chromosome G6, Prunus_persica_NCBIv2, whole genome shotgun sequence:
GTGGAAAAAAAGggatttaaatcaaaaccccTCCTAAAAGCACAACAATGTAGGATTTTTCCACTTTCCAGATCAGCTGTTGGAGAACAGCCCTGAACAAGGCTCACCATAGTCCCAAAATCAAACCTACCATCACTTGTGACTAATCTGTGGAAGAAGACAAAAGACTTATGTACCAGCCCATTTTGAGTACACCCCAATATCATGACATTCCATGAAACCAAATTTCTTGTCTGCATGGTCTCGAAAACCCAACAGGCACTTTGCATTTCACCCATATTACTATGCATATCAATTAGTGAGGTCCGTACCTCATTACCCATTCCCAGTCTAACTATGTACCCATGAACACATTTTCCAAGCTTGAAATCCCCACCTTTCATGCAAACTTGAATTATGCTGACCATAGTGACTAGACTTGGCCACCCCACAACTACACGTTTCTAGAAACATATCAATTGCCTTACTAAACTGACTAGATTGCACATAGCCACCAATCATGGAATTCCAACAAACAACATCTCTTTACGGCATCCTATCGGCAAAACCTTTGTGCATCACCAATCTTATCGAATTTCACAAAGAAATTAATCATTGAACTCCCCAAGAACCAATCACTTTCAATTCCTTTATCCACAACTCTCTTAATAACTTCCATATCCCTTTTATAATCTGATAAGCGCATGCACGCCTCGAGTGCAAATTACACATATAGCTATCAGTCTCCAAATTGCAAGAACCCATCAAACTAAACAAGTTAAGGGTCTCATtgtatctctcttttcttaaaTACCCATAAATCATGGCATTGCATAGAATGGTTATTGGGTGGAAAAATTGATCGAACACATGACGGGCATCAACCAAACTACCCAAATCAGAGTAAACTTTAACAAGCTTACTGGTGATGATCTGGGAATGGATGGCCTTGACCCCGATCAGTCTTTCTGAAAATTGTTGTAAGAGTGACAAGAATTCATGAACATTGGCAGGTGATTGACTGAACTGGGAAGAtgagattgaagaagaagaagaagaaacatatGCTGAGAAGCAAGATGAGGGGCAGAGTCTGAAGAGTAATTTGGGAGCAAAGCTGCGGATATGAAGGGGCCCATCTTAAAAGTTATGATATATAGAACAACAAACAACAACTATTGAATTTAGTTTAGCAATTGACCAAGAATAAAACAGAATTCTTATGATTTAGAatacaaatgaaaagaaattcattgtcaaacaaaagcaaaggaagTAAATCCTAcaaccaaaaacagaaatgaATCATATACCTCAAATAATTTGACAACATCCCAAATAGAAACTCCTCGTCAAAGAcctgaagaaaagaaacatatcATATAGTAAGAgaagatagagagagataaatccaaaaccaaaatcatatACATGGTGTGGTTCCAAAAAAAGCAAATAGATAGCGAGCAAATCGAAGAAAACATTGACCTTTGAGCGCTTATCGGCACCAAGATCAGCAGCCTCTACAATTTCTTCCCAGCAGCAATAGAGTATCGAAGGCAACTGTCGAGTCGTCTATCGTTCTTGCCAAGTACATAAAGTGTGGAGCTTCAATTTCTTGAACATGTCATCAGCTCCGGAAGGTAACTGTTGCTCAGAGTAGTGTCCGGTTTCCATGatatttgtgttgtgttggccggtttttttaattttgttttaaatggtTGTTGTTTTACCGTTTTACcctgttttaattaaatttccggttttgaaaattttacttCACCAAAGGCATTTGTGGGTTTTTCAAATGTTTGACTTTCAGGCCTTTCCAAgcattttaaagatttttaaAGGTTTCACTTTTAAGTCCTTCTGTCTATatagatataaataatagaaaaattgatatatatatatatatatatatatacaaattacCATTACGGAGTTGAGTTTAATCTTCAGATTTGATTGTATTGAAAAAAATGCAGGCGCTATCTACACAGTGCTGAGGAGAtgagaaaatcaaattaatatGAACTCCACCATTtctgaattattattattaaggtGGACTGTCCTACAAATATCACATTCACAAGTGCGTCTCCCTCAACTTGTTCTATACAAATGAAATGCACTATATATACTTGTGGTACATAGTGTTGCGTGCAGAACTCTATTTCCACACTGTATATCAAAGTCTTCATCTTGATGTAATTTAATTACTGAGGGTGGAAGGTTATCATGAAATTGTGTcattttcaatgaaattataaatattttagataTATGATCTGAATATCTGTGATAAGGTTAATACAAAGTGGAATATCTGTGCTGGATTAATTGCTGAAAGAAAGcttattttattacttattTCACAAGGCATGCATGTCACCAACACAGGTTACTCAGACCACAATGCCTTTAACATGTAGCTAAACAGGAGATaacagacacagagagagtAGCGAGATTAGACCAAACCAACGGAGGAAAATAACCCAATAAAAGCCCTTTACCATCAGATCAGATAGATAGTTGTTCATGGCCATGATGGCACATTGAATCTGACATTTCGCTTTGCAGCATCTGTCTGATATTCATCTCGCTTTGCACTTTCCTTCAAGTAGCGCAAGGCTGTTTCCATGTCATCTGTTGGGGTGGTAAGTCTTCCCTCGCGACCGGGAGCTGGTGGAGCCCATGTCGAACGGATTGGCCTAGCACCGTTGGATATCACGGTTGGTCCCACGCTGCCACTATCATTTTTGCGGTGGTAGTCATCGTAGTTGGTGTTTCCATTTGGCTTGTACAatggtttgttgttgtagtCACTATAATCACCATAGCCTGTAGTGCTATTATGCCCGGTTTGCTGGGGCGGTTGGCGCCAGTTTACACCGCTCATGGGTCCAACCCTAGAGGGTTGATCACGGCTTGCTTCAGTGTGGACTTTGGTGAGGAAATTACCAACTTCCCGCGGATAATCATGTTCGGGGCTGGAAGTCCTGCGCAACCTTTGATCATCAGCAGCATAACCATAACCTTTCACAGGGCTTGAAGGCTTGTGCAGCTTGTTGTAATCATCAACAGGATAACCATAACCTTTCACAGGGCTTGAAGGCCTACGCAGCTTGTTGTGATCATCAACAGAATAACCATAACCTTTCTCAGGGCTTGAAGGCCTGCGCAGCTTGTGATCGTCAGCAGAGTAGCCGTAACCTTTCACAGGGCTTGAAGGCCTACGCCACTTGTCATCAGCATACCCGTACTGTTTCACTGGTTCAACAACCACTGTGGGAGGAGAGCTATGCTTGTATGCAGCCGGGAACGCAGGTGAGAGAATACGTTCCTGAATGATTGTCTCAGTTTTTGTTACATAGGCCCCTGGATTATGGAGGGGAGTGCAACCAATGATTGTTCTTTGTGTTCCGTCAGCATCAACGATGACTGTCCGACACTCGTCGTCTGTATAGCTTGTCTTGCTCCATTCATTTGGGTGTGGTCCTGCCCCCTTTCTGTTAGAGTAACCTGATCTATAACCGTAATCATAGCCGGCCATTTCTTAGGCTGAAGCTTTGAACTATATGATTTACTTTGAGGACTTGTTTCTCACTTGAAACATGTTGAGGCCTCtcctttaatatatatattgaaggTACAGATATTTTAGCTTTCTATCACATATGCTTCTTTCTCTGATGCACTTCATCATTCCCTTTCACATTGCCAAAGTGTTGAAAGAATCATATTCTGCCAATTCATGGATTGGGACCACCTCCATTATTCTGAAGTTCTGATCTTCACTGTTTCATTGGGAGCATAGTTTGATTGAACTTTCTGTCGTGTCCCGCCCGCAACTATAGATCCTGGTTGGCCATTCTCCTCCCACCCATATCACCTCATCTTCAGGACTACTAGGCTTAAAATGTTTCCCCTGAAGAGATCCATCAAGGATCAATTCTACACCTTTGGCCCAAATCTAGATTTATTCCCTTTTAGGAAGTCTGAAGAATCATGTTCTGCTCACACATGGATTGAGACATCCATTAA
Protein-coding regions in this window:
- the LOC18775495 gene encoding uncharacterized protein LOC18775495, coding for MAGYDYGYRSGYSNRKGAGPHPNEWSKTSYTDDECRTVIVDADGTQRTIIGCTPLHNPGAYVTKTETIIQERILSPAFPAAYKHSSPPTVVVEPVKQYGYADDKWRRPSSPVKGYGYSADDHKLRRPSSPEKGYGYSVDDHNKLRRPSSPVKGYGYPVDDYNKLHKPSSPVKGYGYAADDQRLRRTSSPEHDYPREVGNFLTKVHTEASRDQPSRVGPMSGVNWRQPPQQTGHNSTTGYGDYSDYNNKPLYKPNGNTNYDDYHRKNDSGSVGPTVISNGARPIRSTWAPPAPGREGRLTTPTDDMETALRYLKESAKRDEYQTDAAKRNVRFNVPSWP